A single genomic interval of Malania oleifera isolate guangnan ecotype guangnan chromosome 11, ASM2987363v1, whole genome shotgun sequence harbors:
- the LOC131167547 gene encoding uncharacterized protein LOC131167547, with protein MVESGKAGRGTVAETSGYYLERFKGGFLRQYAAKFVELSRFTPYMFPDEPKKGRRLEKGLRQGIRAQVLASLTQSFSELVDKVMAVEANIQEGQCQEMGHQAHQGDSSRSTCPKCHHRHWGKCRGGSIVYFRCGRAGHMARDYCATLNNAPPQHQYQGGNQTPRGGHQRDTAQAQVYSLTQEMRRTPARW; from the exons ATGGTGGAGAGCGGTAAAGCTGGTAGAGGAACAGTGGCCGAGACCTCCGGTTATTACCTGGAGCGGTTTAAGGGAGGTTTTCTTAGACAA TAcgcggccaagtttgtggagttatctcgcttcaccccataCATGTTCCCAGACGAGCCAAAGAAGGGTCGGAGGCTTGAGAAAGGTTTGAGGCAGGGAATACGCGCGCAGGTGCTGGCGTCGTTGACTCAAAGTTTTTCTGAACTGGTGGACAAGGTCATGGCAGTGGAGGCCAATATTCAGGAGG GCCAGTGCCAGGAGATGGGACATCAAGCCCATCAGGGGGATTCATCACGCTCTACCTGTCCCAAGTGCCACCATAGGCATTGGGGCAAGTGCAGAGGTGGATCAATTGTCTACTTTCGGTGCGGTAGGGCTGGACATATGGCGCGGGACTACTGTGCGACGTTGAATAACGCACCCCCACAGCATCAGTATCAAGGAGGTAACCAGAcaccccgaggtggtcaccaAAGGGACACCGCCCAAGCGCAGGTGTACTCGCTTACGCAGGAGATGCGGAGAACGCCGGCGAGGTGGTGA